Genomic window (Apium graveolens cultivar Ventura unplaced genomic scaffold, ASM990537v1 ctg6348, whole genome shotgun sequence):
AAAAGcttgtatggtttaaagcaagcaccaagacAACGGTACTTGAAGTTTGACAGCTTTATGATGTGTTTTTTAATGTTTTCGGTCTGGGTTCCAGAATGGGTACATGAGGAGTGCTATGGACCATTGTTGTTACTTTAAACAGTTTAATTTATCTTATATCATATTGTTGTTATATGTTGATGGCATGTTGATAACAATCAAACATGAGGAAAATCAACAGGCTAAAGAGACAGATCTCTGAGgagtttgagatgaaggatatgggtgcagAAAAACAGATACTTGGTATGAACATCATAAGTGATAGACCTGAAGGTACTTTGAAATTATCTCAGAAGAAAGATGTTGAGAAATTGTTGTAAATATTCAGTGTCCAGGATGCGAAGACAATAAGTACATCATTGGTGAGTTACTTTAATCTCATGAAGAAGCAATCACCTAAAATGGATGAAGAAATAAAAGATATGGCTAAAGTTCCCCATGAGTCTGCAGTTGGCAATTTGATGTATGTTATAGTGTGTACAAGACCATACATTGCTCATGCAGTGGGAGTCGTTAGTAGGTTTTTGTCTAATCCAGGAAGAGAGCATTGGGAAGCAGTCAAGTGGTTGTTACGCTACCTGAAAGGCACATCCAAGGTTGTATTATATTTCAGTAAGAAAAATCTTATCTTTGAAGGATTCCCTGATGCAAATTTGGGTGGATGTTTGGATACAAGAAAAAGTACAATGGGTTATATTTTTACTTTGGGTGGCACCGCAGTTAGTTGGATGTCTCGATTTCAAAAGAGTGTTGCTCTTTCAACCACTGAAGCAGAATATATGGCTAAACTCTTATACTGATTCAAACGGGCGCTCCGGAAGAGTGCTGCCCTGATCTCTGAAGCTAGCAAGGAGATGATTTGGTTGAACAATTTTCTGGAGGAGTTGGGCAGGAAACAGGCAGATAGTCAGAGTGCTATTCATCTTGTGAAGAATCTTGTGAGTGCTATTCATCTTGTGAAGAATCTTGTGATTCATGCTAGGATGAAGCATATTCAGCTAGATATCACTTTGCAAGAGAGTTGATAAGCAATGATACTTTGTCCCTAAAGAAAATCCTTGGTTCAAAAGATCTTGCAGATATGTTGACTTAGGTGGTAACCAATGAAAAGTTGAAGCTTTGCGTAACTTCAACTGGCCTTAAAAATTGATTGATGAGAAGGCGCTGCACTAGTTAGAATTATTGATTGGAGTATAGATAACTATATTCACAAGAGTGAAGTGAAGATGTTAGACTCCAAGGGGAAATTGTTGGGTTtgtggagtctattaattaaGTCCATGAAAATAGACTATTTAGATTCAGATTCAGCTTAGATTATGGATTAGTTTACTTTTCAGATATGGAGCATTATTTGATTTAGGACcagtttcttctcttataaatactaatgtaattgtaaaatcataacataacgaattgtgagagatcaatacaaagcttgtggagtaggaatttcTGAACCACATAAATCTTTGTCTTATGTGATTTTCGTTTATTTTCTTATTCTTATTTATTCAACTTGGGTTTTGCTTTCGTTGTAGAACAATAAATAATTGTAGGCCTGTTTATTGTAGGATGAGATAATTTTGACAATAAGAAAAGTGTGTATCGGAGTAAAGAAAGAGAAAggaatatttaatttttataggGTAAAGAGTGTTAAGTGCATCAaaagtgaaaataattttttttccaTATTTTGAAGAATAAATTTTATTTTCTCTACACTAATAAAACCTAAAAAAATAGGGCCCTTGTAAGTTTGAGCCCAAGCCCTTGGTCACTACTATCCTATGACCGGACTTGCTTATAaattttaaagtttattttacAGTTTGGTTTTCCTTTCTTCTATTTCATTTTATCATAAATTTTAATGCTTTATTTGATAATTCCTTAATGCATTAACAATATGATGATAAGTTACATGTTGTTTAACATATAAATATTAACAATTTTCCAATATTAAGAACATAACTTCTACTTACATAGAACCAAAATATAAATTCCTTTTAAGCTAATACTTATATTAAATCTAATTAGCGAATATACTCTTAAGATACAATATTGTAAATCTAAATAGATTGCTAAAGTTAATTAATCTAATACATTCAAAGTAAAAGAGAATGGCTAGAGACGTTCATTTGAATATGATATTcacataaaaatatattaattccGACCCGATTAGTTCCTTTAACCATAATCGAGTTTAACCTTGATTAGTTAACAGCCGTCAGATATACATAATATCAACCAATCTGATCCGTTGATATAGgatgatatttatatatattattatcaCATCATGTATTCATTTTAGGGTTTTACACCCCCTTACCGCCGCTCTCTTGTTCATATATCTTATCAAACCATCTCTTTCTTTGGCTTAATCTCTTGATTCTTCtgcaaatatttataaaatttaactAGTTTATACATCCAAGAGGCTGGTTAGATAGTTGTTTATGTGTATTTATGTCAAATCGCGAGATATATAATCACTTCCCTTTTCCATTCAAACAATCAGGTTTGCAAAACTGCTCTCTAGAAGTTTATCATATTTTACGAATACTTTCAATCCCCTCCAtataagaaatctcattttccattCTTTACATTATCCCTCGGTACACATCCGACTATCTCCGTCTTGGTATGTATCTCAAAATTTTACAATCTATTTAAATCGAAATATGTGTTGAAGTATTAATTATGTACAAATGTAAGTATTTCTTCATCAGTTGATTATATCCAACATAACACAACATTATACCAACAAGAATCTAAAAACATTATGTCACCATGTTATGTTCTTTTTTATTTATACGTGATTTAATATTTTTTACTGGTTTGCGATTTTTTACAGATCTTCAATATTCCGCGACCCCAATATTTTCATGCAAATTGAATTGCATCATGACTTTTCTCAAGTTCAAAGGTAAGCTATATTTAAATTTCTTAATTTGGATGATAAATGTATAGATAAATTTTGATTGCCTCGGTTAGGTGTAATTGAAACCAAATTTCTGGATTTATCTTTTTATCAAACCGAAAAGGATTTAGTTCACATTTATTTTGCTCCTAAATAAAAAATGAATCCATATTCGAACTTAGTCGAAAATCTGAATATTTATTTATACATAGCATATTATTTCTTTTGTTCGATTTCTAATTCATTTTCAAATATCCATCAACCGTGTCAAGTGACTTAATGATATCAATTTTGGATATTGGTGTAACGAGATTTGGATCAACCTTACGTGATTACTGAACATGATCCTTACCCCAATTTGATATGAGTTTTCTCCCCAAAATACACATAACATAGTAAATATTCAGTATTCCAGCATGATTTAAAAATCTTTATTGCTCAAGTGACCAATACATATTTACTTATATGTTTATGAATTATTTGCAGTAAACAATGAAGTAAATGCTCCAGAAAAGATGGATGTCTCTGCACCATGGTTTACCTATCGGTAATACTCctttatatatatttttcatttatgccaaaattttcaaCACTACACTTTAGATGTTTTTATTATGTTGCTCTTATATGTACCCTTACATGTA
Coding sequences:
- the LOC141703224 gene encoding secreted RxLR effector protein 161-like → MDEEMSSLEKNETWSLTELPTAKKALHNKSVFKIKKEPDGIKRYKVSVQDAKTISTSLVSYFNLMKKQSPKMDEEIKDMAKVPHESAVGNLMYVIVCTRPYIAHAVGVVSRFLSNPGREHWEAVKWLLRYLKGTSKVVLYFSKKNLIFEGFPDANLGGCLDTRKSTMGYIFTLGGTAVSWMSRFQKSVALSTTEAEYMAKLLY